In Calditrichota bacterium, one genomic interval encodes:
- a CDS encoding response regulator, with protein MKKILIVDDEPNIVISLEFLMAQNGYHVQKARSGEEALEIVDEYVPDLILLDVMLPFRSGFEVCQSIREKTKLAHVKIILLTAKGREADIERGLSAGADSYIVKPFSTQKLVDKVAEILKS; from the coding sequence ATGAAAAAAATATTGATTGTCGATGACGAACCAAATATCGTGATTTCATTAGAGTTTTTAATGGCGCAAAACGGGTATCACGTTCAAAAAGCACGCAGTGGGGAAGAAGCGCTTGAGATAGTAGATGAGTATGTTCCCGATTTAATTTTACTTGATGTAATGCTGCCTTTTAGAAGCGGGTTTGAGGTTTGTCAATCGATACGTGAAAAAACGAAATTGGCCCATGTTAAAATCATTTTACTTACGGCAAAAGGACGCGAAGCAGATATTGAACGTGGTTTGTCCGCCGGAGCAGATTCATATATCGTTAAACCCTTTTCCACTCAAAAACTTGTAGATAAAGTTGCTGAAATATTAAAAAGTTAA